One window from the genome of Rhinolophus ferrumequinum isolate MPI-CBG mRhiFer1 chromosome 10, mRhiFer1_v1.p, whole genome shotgun sequence encodes:
- the TMPO gene encoding thymopoietin isoform X1: MPEFLEDPSVLTKEKLKSELVANNVTLPAGEQRKDVYVQLYLQHLTARNRPPLAAGANSKGPPDFSSDEEREPTPVLGSGAAAAGRSRATVGRKATKKTDKPRPEDKDDVDVTELTNEDLLDQLVKYGVNPGPIVGTTRKLYEKKLLKLREQGTESRSSTPLPTISSSAENTRQNGSNDSDRYSDNEEGKKKEHKKVKSTRDFVPFSELPTTPSGGFFQGISFPDISPRPPLGRTELQAAKKVHTSKGYPPREPLIATTLPGREQTHKLASGGNLFISSKSSHDRCLEKSSSTSSQHELAALLVSAAASPSLIKETTTTCYKDVVENIYPGEKSGIQPVCTERSQGSDQSILSSKRKTLEESERSQVISPPLAQAIRDYVNSLLVQGGVGSLPGTSNSTPPLDVENIWKRIDQSNFQETISLSPPRKFPRLDKKSVEEKDSGSFVAFQNTRGSELMSSFAKTVVSHSIATLGIEVSKQSQHDKTDAPEPSFPFHGSILKVIKEEWQQIDRQLPSLACKYPISSKEATQILSVPKVDDEILGFISEATPPADTQAASTDKQLDLALCRTYEAAASALQIATHIAFVVRAMQADISQAAQILSSDPSHVHQALGILSKTHDAASFLCDAAFDEVKMAAQIMGSSTFGRRYLWLKDCKINPASKNKLAVTPFKGGTLFGGEVHKVVKKRGNKH; encoded by the exons ATGCCGGAGTTCCTGGAAGACCCTTCGGTCCTGACGAAAGAGAAGTTGAAGAGTGAGTTGGTGGCCAACAATGTGACGCTCCCGGCCGGGGAGCAGCGCAAAGACGTGTACGTGCAGCTGTACCTGCAGCACCTCACGGCGCGCAACCGACCGCCGCTCGCCGCCGGCGCCAACAGCAAGGGGCCCCCGGACTTCTCCAGCGACGAGGAACGCGAGCCCACCCCGGTCCTTGGCTCCGGGGCCGCCGCCGCGGGCCGCAGCCGAGCCACCGTCGGCAGG AAAGCCACAAAGAAAACTGATAAACCCAGGCCAGAAGATAAAGATGATGTTGATGTAACAGAACTCACTAATGAAGATCTTCTGGATCAGCTTGTGAAATATGGAGTGAATCCTGGTCCTATTGTGG GAACAACCAGGAAGCTATATGAGAAAAAACTGTTGAAACTGAGGGAACAAGGAACAGAATCAAGATCTTCTACTCCTTTGCCAACAATTTCTTCTTCAGCAGAAAATACAAGACAGAATGGAAGTAATGACTCTGACAGATACAGTGACAACGAGgaag gaaagaagaaagaacacaagAAAGTGAAGTCCACTAgggattttgttcctttttctgaaCTTCCAACTACTCCCTCTGGTGGATTTTTTCAGggtatttcttttcctgacatCTCCCCCCGTCCTCCTTTGGGCAGGACTGAACTACAGGCAGCTAAGAAAGTACATACATCTAAGGGATACCCACCTAGGGAACCTCTTATTGCCACAACCTTGCCTGGCAGGGAACAGACGCATAAGTTAGCCTCTGGAGggaatttgtttatttcctccAAGTCTAGCCATGATAGGTGTTTAGAGAAAAGTTCTTCGACGTCTTCTCAGCATGAACTCGCTGCCCTGTTGGTCTCTGCTGCAGCTTCTCCTTCACTGATTAAAGAAACCACCACTACTTGCTATAAAGATGTAGTAGAAAATATTTACCCTGGAGAGAAAAGTGGAATTCAACCAGTATGTACTGAGAGGTCCCAGGGTTCAGATCAGTCGATTCTCTCCAGTAAAAGGAAAACACTAGAAGAGTCTGAGAGATCACAAGTAATTTCTCCACCACTTGCTCAGGCAATCAGAGATTATGTCAATTCTCTGTTGGTCCAGGGTGGGGTAGGCAGTTTGCCTGGGACTTCTAACTCTACACCCCCACTGGATGTAGAAAACATATGGAAGAGAATTGATCAGTCTAATTTTCAAGAAACTATATCCCTGTCTCCTCCACGAAAATTCCCTAGACTCGATAAAAAGTCAGTGGAGGAAAAGGATTCGGGTTCCTTTGTGGCATTTCAAAATACACGTGGATCTGAATTAATGTCTTCTTTTGCCAAAACTGTTGTCTCTCACTCAATTGCTACCTTAGGCATAGAAGTGTCTAAGCAATCACAGCATGATAAAACAGATGCCCCAGAACCATCTTTTCCTTTCCACGGATCTATTTTGAAAGTAATTAAAGAGGAGTGGCAGCAAATTGACAGGCAACTGCCTTCACTGGCATGCAAGTATCCAATTTCTTCCAAAGAGGCAACACAGATATTATCAGTTCCAAAAGTAGATGATGAAATCCTGGGGTTTATTTCCGAAGCCACTCCACCAGCAGATACTCAGGCAGCTTCCACTGATAAACAGTTGGACTTAGCACTTTGTAGAACATATGAAGCTGCCGCATCAGCGTTGCAGATTGCAACCCATATTGCCTTTGTAGTTCGGGCTATGCAGGCAGACATTAGTCAGGCTGCACAAATTCTTAGCTCAGATCCTAGTCATGTGCACCAAGCCCTTGGGATTCTGAGCAAAACACATGATGCAGCCTCATTTCTTTGTGATGCTGCATTTGATGAAGTAAAGATGGCTGCCCAAATCATGGGCTCTTCTACTTTCGGTCGCCGTTATCTCTGGCTGAAGGACTGCAAAATTAATCCAGCTTCTAAGAATAAGCTGGCTGTGACTCCCTTTAAAGGTGGAACATTATTTGGAGGAGAAGTTCACAAAGTAGTTAAAAAGCGTGGAAATaaacactaa